A window of Macaca mulatta isolate MMU2019108-1 chromosome 7, T2T-MMU8v2.0, whole genome shotgun sequence genomic DNA:
CTGGTGCTGGTCAGAGGCTCTGCGGATTGGGAGGGGCCGTAGCGGGGTGCTGTATCATCAGGGAAGCCACAGTGTCACCCTTCTTCTGTCCCCTTTCTCCTACCCGAGCTTGTCCTTCTTGCTGCTTCTCAGCCCGGTTTGCCCCCTCCTGTGGGCATGCAGCTTGGCCCAGAACTAAGTTCAGACTTGCAATGTCTTCGCCTCCAGGGACCTCTTTCAGAGGCCCGTGGCAGCTGCCTCCCGTCCCAGAGAAGGGGAACGACACGCACCAAACCCCAGCGAGGCTGGGAGGGACCCACGCTCTCTCTTCCCTTGCAGTATGTCAACAGCTGTACCCCAGCTGCTGGGACCAGCTCCCTCGGCAAAACTGGCTGGTCGGGGGACAAAATGAATGGCAGCCACCCCTGCCTGGTCCTGCCCTCTTGGTCTCCCTCAGCCTGGAAAAAGGTACAGCCGGCGGCGGGGATGGGGCAGCCTTTGCCTCTGCCCTGGGACCCATCTTTGCTGAGGGTGCCAAGAGCACGGGGGCCTTTCCCTGCTACCCGCCCCACCCCGGAGACCTACCGGCACTCGCAACGCACGTGCTGAGAGAACGTCAGCTCCACGTAGGAGGGCCGGTCCCCAGAGCGGATCTTTAGGAGCTGAAGGAAGAAAGAGTTGATGCCTGGATTGGGGAGTGGTCCATGAGTTTCCCgtactcttctctctctccttgtaaGGAGAACCCGATTCTGTTTCCTGTAGCCTGTGGACTACAGGCCCTCACTCCACTCTCAGCGTGAGGCAAATGGCTCTCTCAGCTGCGTGGGGACCTGAGGGAGGCCGCTGTCCCTCCTTACCCAGGGGGCACTAGCACAGCAATAGTGCATGAAGGGGGCCATGTTCTGGAGTCAGAGACCCGTGTTCAGATCTTGACTCTTTTACCTGCTGAACAAGTGAAATAACATCTCTGAACCTCGagttccccatctgtgaaatgggaatgacACCAGCCTTGAAGGACTGAATGATGTACCACTTGTGGCACGCCTAGGACAGTGCTTGGCATtactaagtgctcaataaaccACTGCGTGTGTGACACGTAAGCTGCACTTGCTTGAAAAGGCACCAAATGCTCCTGGTGTCAACAGGGACTTTAATACAAGCAGATTTCTTTCCAGCTTTAACTAGACACCCTGAGTCTTGGGATAGGGCTCAGCATGAGGCTGAGAAAactggtgggggtggaggtgagTGGGCTCAGAGCCATCGGGGGGCTCAGGAAGGAAGGGCCCTGGGCTGGGGTAGTAGAAGCACCGGCCTGGGAATCAGGCTGCAGTCCTGGGACCTGGGCCTATCTTCTTCCCTCTCCAGGTCCCTTCTAGTGGGCAGATTCGGTGGCCCCCTGGGCCGGGTGTGGACCTACCTGCATGGTGACATTGACCGTCTCCACCGGCACACAGTGCAGGTTCTCATCGCCACAGCAGCCGGTGCAGCGCAGCAGGGAGACACACGATGGGCTGAACATGTGCTCCACCTCGCTGGGGTACTCGGACACGATGTCCACCAGCCTCTCCAGCGCCCGGCAGTAGCTGCGGCCCCACACTTCCTGGAAGGGCACCACTGCGAGGAGGCAAGGGGGCTGGGTCAGGCCAGCAGAGACCTGCCCCTCGAAGCCCTAAACCTGGCTCCCAAGGCCCCGCTGGTCTTCCAGGTTCAGCCCCCAGCCCCTTCCGAGCTCCCTCAACTCTCAATTCCTAATGTGATCCCTCCGAAATGCCTGTGGGCCCCTTAGCTCATCTGCTGGATGGAAATCCCCGTGGAACAGAATCTCTCAGGGCCCCAAGCTTTGCTCTGTCCTCAACTCAGGCACCCACATCTGCCTTGGCTCCCTGGAGCTTTGCGGATTGTAGCCTCCGCAGCTGCCCAGGCCCTCTGGATCTTTCTCAAGCCCGACCGGTGCTTCCTCCACCTCGGAGAACTTGCAGAAAACAGTCATTTCTGGAGTCACGCAGGGAGGGTTGGCCTTCCCTTACTCCTCTGCTCAAACACCTTCCACGGCTCCCTCATTTCCTGCTCCACTCTGTGCCAGCTCCTCTGCCTGGCAACCAAGACCACATCCAGCAATGTGGCCCGACCCTCCTCTCCATTGAGTCCAACCAGCACTCACAGTGAGTCACGGCAGCACCGCATTCACTCGCAGCTCTGGGCTTGTGCACTCTGCAGCCCCTACAGCTGctcttcttccccctcctctcatttctatccaaataaataaagcccACTCGCCATTTTCCAAGGCCTGCCTCCCCACCTCCTCTTTGAAGCCTTCCCCAGCAATTCTGGTGTGCACAGATGAGCCTCCCTTGAGCACGGCCTGGCCCCAAGGGGTTGTCTTATCTCTGTCACTGGTGGCTCTTATCTCCTTTACAACCAACCCGAGGCTCTATGAGGGCAGAGATGGATGTACCCGTAAACACAGGCTAAGTCATTCCTGGTTGATTAGATGATAGTTCACCGAGGATCGTCCGGGACATCCCTGACCCCCATGATGTCCTGGTGATCGTGATGGGATCTTTTGAGGGCTGATCTGGAATCCCTCAAAAGATGCCGCTCTTTTGGGTGAAGGCCTGGAACCAGGCCCCAAATAGAGGCTCACAGAGAGTGGCCAGAGTCAGACACCTGGCTTCCAGTCCCAGCCCcacactggctgtgtgaccttggggagaTCAGTTAACCTTTCTGGGTAGATCAGTTTCCTCAGGTGGGAAAAAAGAAGGTTGGGAATAAATGGTTGCTAAGGTCTTTCCCTTTCTGACCAACCACCTGTGAATCAGTGCCTGCAACCCAGCCCAGCCCGGAGACCATGGACAGAGAAATGCCCCCGGGTCTGGGTCATCCTGCTCTGCATCTGATGGTCATCATCAGCTAGTTGGAAAGAATCAGGAGCTGGCTCACCGgggccctgcagcctctgccatgGAATAATGGCCTCTCCCAGCAACCCCTCATTTCTTCCAGGCCTCTGCCTAGGAGGCAGAAGGGGCCAAAGTCCATTCCACTGAGCCTATGAGGACATGCGCCTCCTGGtaatctcagaagaaaaataaacttcagtCCTAGCAGAGGCCCTCGGGAAAGGCTGCAAACTGGTGGAAAATACCCAGAGGCGGTGTGTCCATGTGGAGCTGGCTAGGCAGTCATAGAGGCAATAAACAGTGTTATCTGCTTGTTTGCTGCTCCACTCTACCCTGCTCTGCTTAGAGGGCACTAGGGCTGGGCTAGGGGCTGGCGGTGGGGGGAATCCATAGGCCTCCCCTGACTCTACCACTCCATGCCCCTGGTACTGCC
This region includes:
- the PGF gene encoding placenta growth factor isoform X1; amino-acid sequence: MPAMRLFPCFLQLLAGLALPAVPPQQWALSPGNGSSEVEVVPFQEVWGRSYCRALERLVDIVSEYPSEVEHMFSPSCVSLLRCTGCCGDENLHCVPVETVNVTMQLLKIRSGDRPSYVELTFSQHVRCECRPLREKMKPERRRPKGRGKRRREKQRPTDCHLCGDAVPRR
- the PGF gene encoding placenta growth factor isoform X3, encoding MPAMRLFPCFLQLLAGLALPAVPPQQWALSPGNGSSEVEVVPFQEVWGRSYCRALERLVDIVSEYPSEVEHMFSPSCVSLLRCTGCCGDENLHCVPVETVNVTMQLLKIRSGDRPSYVELTFSQHVRCECRPLREKMKPERCGDAVPRR
- the PGF gene encoding placenta growth factor isoform X4, yielding MPAMRLFPCFLQLLAGLALPAVPPQWALSPGNGSSEVEVVPFQEVWGRSYCRALERLVDIVSEYPSEVEHMFSPSCVSLLRCTGCCGDENLHCVPVETVNVTMQLLKIRSGDRPSYVELTFSQHVRCECRPLREKMKPERCGDAVPRR
- the PGF gene encoding placenta growth factor isoform X2, whose amino-acid sequence is MPAMRLFPCFLQLLAGLALPAVPPQWALSPGNGSSEVEVVPFQEVWGRSYCRALERLVDIVSEYPSEVEHMFSPSCVSLLRCTGCCGDENLHCVPVETVNVTMQLLKIRSGDRPSYVELTFSQHVRCECRPLREKMKPERRRPKGRGKRRREKQRPTDCHLCGDAVPRR